One Natrinema halophilum genomic window carries:
- a CDS encoding ribonucleotide-diphosphate reductase subunit beta has protein sequence MPIEYSQREKSYELYRKGKREGTWDPDDYDLEGDRADWQQFSEDEQHRFLATCSGFYDGEEDVTRTLAPYMMALDALPNEEMPFDTVQEEMYLAQQVYEEAKHTDLFSRYFEEVFETQDTEPFREGGYQEQGYSTDDLYDTADELMAAIDSGDRTELVYALGEAYLNYMGIIEAQLARGGYLTFDQMIELKAEQMGRDVVLESFQEAIGKVRQDETRHIENGRWVLQQLAEAEPDIVADVYEPRIEEYVENRLLADPLYDEQPFEGYDQRKIGKQVTQYLQDTIDYIGADRFERYGDVRAALKERQAAD, from the coding sequence ATGCCAATCGAATACAGCCAACGCGAGAAATCCTACGAACTGTATCGAAAAGGAAAACGAGAGGGGACGTGGGATCCGGACGACTACGACCTCGAGGGAGACCGCGCCGACTGGCAACAATTTTCCGAGGACGAACAGCACCGGTTTCTCGCGACGTGTTCGGGGTTCTACGACGGCGAGGAAGACGTCACGCGGACGCTCGCGCCGTACATGATGGCGCTGGATGCACTGCCGAACGAAGAGATGCCGTTCGATACCGTTCAGGAGGAGATGTACCTGGCCCAGCAGGTGTACGAAGAGGCCAAGCACACGGATCTCTTCAGTCGGTACTTCGAGGAGGTCTTCGAGACGCAGGACACGGAACCGTTCCGAGAGGGCGGCTACCAGGAACAGGGGTACAGCACTGACGACCTTTACGACACCGCAGACGAGTTGATGGCAGCGATCGACAGCGGCGACCGGACCGAACTCGTGTACGCGCTCGGCGAAGCCTATCTGAACTATATGGGTATCATCGAGGCCCAGCTCGCCCGCGGCGGTTACCTCACCTTCGACCAGATGATCGAACTGAAAGCCGAGCAGATGGGGCGAGACGTCGTCCTCGAGTCCTTCCAGGAGGCTATCGGTAAGGTCCGCCAGGACGAAACGCGCCACATCGAGAACGGGCGCTGGGTCCTGCAGCAACTCGCAGAGGCCGAACCCGATATCGTCGCGGACGTCTACGAACCGCGCATCGAGGAGTACGTCGAAAACCGGCTGCTGGCGGACCCCCTTTACGACGAGCAGCCGTTCGAGGGATACGATCAGCGCAAGATCGGTAAACAGGTCACCCAGTATCTGCAAGACACCATCGACTACATCGGTGCCGATCGATTCGAGCGGTACGGCGACGTTCGTGCCGCCCTGAAAGAGCGTCAGGCCGCCGATTGA